AGTTTTGACTTTCTTACATCTGTGCACACAGCATCACAAGCAGTATTTATATAGATGTCTGGCTGGATtgatgaaaagggaaaaaaaggaatatcAGATAATGCACTACTACCAAGGAGATAATTGTCCTGTAATCATTTTTGGACATCTGTCCCCACATGAGCAAATACCCAACTAGCCTTGTCTGACCTTTCCTTGTTCAGTCACACATTCCTGAAAATAAGGATAATTTGACATCCACTTATTTTACATGTCTGAGAttaatacatacagtacatacatctGCAATCTTGGTGTAAATCTTCAAAAAGCTTTGAAGTTGCCAAGTTACTGTCATTCATATTGCTTTAACAAGAACCACAGcagagtgtttttatttttgtttcccaTATATCCCATACTGTATGTCAAGATTATTAGTCAGTACACAGAGATGAACATTTAGTTAGGTTTCTTACTCACTGTGGATGCTGCGCAGTTCACTCATGAACTTGTTTGGACTGTGGCCTCCAGACTGCTTTTGGCCTGGGGTGGTTGTTGCATTTGGCAAGTGGATTGGGGTAGTTGGGGTGCCCTGTGCAGCCGGGGCAGCTCGACGGGTCCCAGTCATTATTTGATAATTGACAGCAGATCCAGAATTAAACTggctgagaaacagagagtcaGGAAAAGATGGctcagcccaaaaaaaaaaaaaaaaatcacagcgtGTGCAATATTCAGAACATTATACCTCAACGAAACAAAAACAGGCACATTTGTAAATGCCCTCCAAATGTGCAAAGAACTAAACAAGGGAACCATCTCAACAAACCACATAAACAGGCATTCACAGACAGCATCTGTAAATGCTATTGATGGGTGTATTTGAAGGAATAATGTGCTTATAGAACACAGTATGACCATCAGTTTCAAATGACTTCTCCTGTTTCTGCTGGTCTGGCACTAACACTTGAACACAGGATATGCAAACCGCTCTCTCTGCCAAACCTGCTGACatggaggggagagggaaggaggagaggaaggggagaaaTAAAGTTGAAGCGTCACACATGGATCTCTGCTGTTCCACAGTGAGCTGCCAGAGGTGATAATCATGTGCCAAGGTCATGCTCAGTGCAGGTTAAAAAAActataggagaaaaaaaaagtctcagagCCAAGACTTGACTCCCAAGTGAAATAATGTTTTGATATGTTATTTTTTATGCTGCAGACATCACAGGTATTGAGTATCTGGGACTGAGTCAGCAGATGTGGTCTCACACCCAAGCGGACACTGACCTAAACCCTGATATAAACTGTTACGTCTGCTTTTTCAGgatactttacttttttttttttttcctgaaaagaCAGGAGCTTAAACTGAACCCACCTCTTGTATACTCACAGCTGCAGGAGCAAACAGAAAATTTCAAGGTACATCCAAAGGGATGGGTAGTGACGTCTTACGTGTTACTGATCATGTTATTATGTATTATTTAAGCAGTATTTCTGATTTTGATATCTTTTCCAAAAGTGTAACTACAGCTTTTATATTTTGGTATGTCAAATAATTACCATTTTGAGAATATGGTTTTTGTATATCGGCAAATGTATACATGATCGCCTGTCTCTCATTTTTACTGCCGAGGTGATAACGAATGACTCTAGTCGCAGCATATGGTCCCCCGGCTTCAGTTGTTAATGCAGCTAAAACTATTTTTACACTTTATCTAACAAGTTGTCACATTCAttacagtttataaaatgtatCATCACTATAAGGTGAAAGCTCTGTATCTCTAAAATGTCGAGTTCAAGACACCgttagagaaaaaaagtcctgtCTTTGGCTTGACATTGGAGGACCATGTAATCTTTCAGTGAAGgcaaaagaaaatcatttaaaCTGGAGTTACAAATTAGCAAATTACCCATGGTGACCGTGTTCTTGTACCAGAATCTGTATCCAGTAAACAACAGAATGGCCCGTACAGACCTGATTAATATTATTTGCTGTCTTTTGTGCATCCGTGGGTTTACACACAGTTAGTATTCAGTTAATGCCCTAACTGAATACTAACTGTGTGTAAACCCACGGAtgcacaaaagagaaaaataaatcaaagttgttatgatgaatgaaacaaagaggaaaaatggaACCAGACATACCTGTATTCAGTCGtctcagcagcagtgttcaGACTCACAGGTAGTCCTTTTCCTTACAGAGGGAAGAGgcggaggagaaaaaaaggacagaaccagagaggtggaggagaacagTGAGGTATGAcaagtgtcagtgtgttgtccttttgttttttgttgtcccACCAGTTCTTAGACATCAACAAGAGCAGTGGAGGTGTGTGAAAGCTGGAtcaagatgagagagagagaaagagagagagaaagagggagagggggtaggacaagacaGTTGGTGTTGGGATAGATGGAATTGCCGCTCGGTCATCTTGTGTtgcttccctctgtgtgtgtgagtgtgttatgtGTTCGGGTGAATGTGTACTTTTCTGTCTATTCAGGTCTCACGGGACCAGTGGTCCTTATTTCTGACGCCCCACCTTTTGTGACCTCTGTTCCATTCCTACAGGTCACCCTCACCGGGCCACTGATGCATATTCATTAGAGTAGTGACATGGCTTTTTAAAGGCTCGTTAGCATAGTGAGAGTTCAGCAATAGAGGACATTTACATTCAGAGTGGACagctctgtatatgtgtgtgtgtgtgtgttggtgtgtgtgcatctgtacgTCTGGCAGTAGCTGCAGAACTGTCTCATATTGTCTATGTATAGATGATGTTGCCTGATTTAGAAACTTAGGATGTGGTTTCTGCAGCAACACAGAGATCAAGTTCCGGCCCCGCCCCGTTCACCTTGAGGTAACAGAGATGCACAAAGATACTGTACAGAAGGAGGGTAAGAGAGGGGGTGGGAGGATGAGCAGGGAAAGAGGGATCTCGACATAACCTCTGTGTGTCACATATAGAAATATACgctgtatttattttgcttAGGACAAACATTTTAGTATAACAATGTCAGTTCTATTATTTCCGTGACACAGTGTGGAGGCCGGTTGACTTAAGCCCTGTTGAAATCTTGATCTGACATGATGGAAACCCCACTTTTTGGCCTCAGCACATTTTTGTCTGTTATAAATGTAGCTTTATTAATTGATTGAGGAGGTCACATTGAGATGAAGATCTCCTTTACAGGAGATACATGAGAACAAATTAGACATCACAACAGGACAGGTCGGTCAGACAAAGCAACCACGACACACGCCGGCACCAGACACCAGTCTTCCCCAGTTCCCCAGAGCTGGTTTGTGAAGCTTAAATAGCTATCCTATGGTTTTGTGATCTGATGTCACAATACCACAGTCACCCTGAAATGAAGTAGTTAAATGGCAGTTCGACATGCTGCAAATTCTCTTAAGTAGGCTATTTTaaataacagcagcactgtTATTAGATCTGTAAAAGTGTTATAAGAAGATGTGTGACGTCCACAGACAAATTGTAGACATCCAGACTGGCACATACAGTCAcataacattcacacacacagtaagcaCATATTCACACCGTAATTACCACAAATATTAAACGTACGTAATAGTTTCACACTTACatgttaaaaaggaaaaatataagCACAGGAGAAGCCCTGTTCAGTGACTTGTACATACTGTGtacagcagaggtgtccaaactgttccacaaagggccgtgtggctgcaggtttttgttctaaccaagcagcagcacaccagacttgactcatttaatcaactgatctcagttcAAACTGGTTGGTTTTaagggacagaaaaacaactcaTACCTCCACACGCTAGGTGGCAACAAAACGAATTACATCTCCACGACAAACCACAGAAGTCTCGTCTCTAGGATACAGAGGACAGCGTTCCTGTGGGACTGATGGTGAGTTCTCTCAGATTTAAAGCAGTTTTGTAGATGGAAAACAAttggttgtttctgtttttctgacgatgtgtgtgtttcatctcaAGGGTATGTAATAAATTTATCTCACTTGAACCGCCGACGAGTTCAGTATGTTGGTTTAGCTAGCTACCGAGTTAGCATATGCTAAGGATAGCTACGTCGCTAGTTTAGGTAGTAATTAGAAGTGAGTTCGCCAAGTAAATACTGTAACGTTACGCATCGTGTAAACCGCGCTGATATTTATAAGTATGATAAAACGACATTGCAGACGCTTCAGCCGGAGTCTGTCCTAAAGCCGAACGAATGAATAATTCTTCATACAGAAAGCACTTGAGGGATTTAAATAGCATGCTGCCATTGAATTGTCACACATCGTTGTTTAGATAGTAGGCCGTGGATATAGATTATGCTGTGCATAGATATTACTGTGGAAAGTATTTATTATGAGTAGTGCATTCTCATTGTGTTTACATTATGTAAGGTATGCTTTTGTCTAAAACTGAGGACATGGTTCTGTACATATAAGCAAAGATCTTCAATAGACAGCTGTCTAGTATTGAATGGTGATCAAATACTGTTCCAGTTTATTGGGTATCTTGGGTTTGTTGCTTGTTAAAAATAACCacattaaaaagtttttttggcTGTTTAAAGCCTCCTTTAAATCTGAGCCTTTGTGCCTTCCAGAGCCCAGGGATGCAGCCGGTGGAGCATCTTCAACTCAAGCATGTCCTGCAGACAGTATGTGTACTGGAGGCAGTTGTGCGCCGCAGTTTTGGCCCAGAGGGAGGACAGGTATTGTTCACCCGAGACACAGGACAGGCCATGTTGAGCCGCAGCGGGACACGCATTCTCACAGCACTACGGCTTGAGCATCCTTTGGCTAGGTAACATGTAGACATTTACTCTTTCTTTATGATATTTATCGAGTGtcatttgtgtttatattgtattttaatgttctttttatttattttaggatGGTGGTGGATTGTGTCTGGAAGCATAGCATGGTAACAGGCGATGGATCCAAGACCTTTATCCTTCTGTTGGCGTCATTACTACGGATGATTCATACAATGGCCTGCAAGGAGCCTAATGTGTCTCACACTTATAACTCCAGGGAAGCAGCTGAGGCTGCCACTGCCAGGTGCTTGGCTGATGAACTGCTGGCATTTGCACGGGAGGAATTGGATGATCTCATCACAGTAGGAGTGGTCCCTCATGGATTCTGTGTTTTGTGGGAGGATTCcaatgcaaaaacacaatcacCAGCTCACACAAACAATCAGTGTGTTCAGAAGTTGCTATCATCATTCTTTAACACTCGTCTTGGTCACACCCACTGTGACTTCATAAGCAACCTCACCTGCGAACTGCTCGGGCACTGGAAGTTTAAAAATAGCCCACCTTCTTTAGCTCTGCAGTTTGTAAATGACAACTTCCCTGCACTGCATACACCTGTATCAGGCTTCCCTATTAGCTGTTCACGTTTGATTGAAGGGCAAATCATTCACCGGGACTTTGCTACGCCCTGCCCTCAGACTCACCACCAGCCAGTTAAGGCTGTAGTTTTCACCAGGTACCTACAGCCAAAATTGCTCTGCGCAGGAGACGTGCTTGAGGTGGGATGTGGAGGCCAAGTGATGGAGAAGGAGTTGAGGAAAGAGAAGAGTATTGTGGAGTTTAGTGCCTGGTCAGAAAGGTCACTAGAGTGTATTTTTGCAAACCTCCTGCATTTGGGTGTCACTGTGcttctgtctgcagtgaaacagtctgctgctgtcctGGCTTTAGCTGCACAGTCAGAGATGTGTGTTGTGGAGTGTGTTAGTGAAGATGAGCTGTCTCTCTTTAACCATCTAAGTGGGACTACACCTGTCTCAGACTGCTGGATGATTGAACCAGTGAATGTTGCCACTCTGACCTTTTGCCGCCCAGTACTACTGGGAGCCCATAGGTATGATAACAAGTCGCTCTTTGTCACTCATATACATATAGAGTCATGTACATATAGAGTCACTGAGATGCATGTGGTGTGAGAAGAAATACATGTGCACATATCACAAGGCTTTGATTATCTGTGTTTTCTTCACCTGGATTCGTTCATAGAAATCAAAATTgatctccttttctcttccacAGATATGTCCATGTGGCTTTCCATGATGTAGAGGAAAGGGTATTGGTCAAACCCTGTAGTCTGGTCATATGTGGCCCAGGGGACGGGCAAACAGACCAGTATGCATGTGCGTTTCAAGATGCCATCCGCATGCTACTTACAACCTGCAAGCCCATGGGTATGACAGCTACCGCATCAAAAAGAACCTTGCATTCACACAAAAGCAGATCTTTACATACAGATGATCACTCTGATGAAACCACCTACATCTCCCCCACTGCGCATCCCttccagcagtgtgtgttggaGCCAGGCTGGGTTATACCTGCAGGTGGGACATTTGAGTTTCTCTTGAATCATGCCCTCTTACAACGTGGCCACAGTTACTCAGTTTCTGATGGCACAAATATGGGTATCCCTGCTGTTTGCCAGCTCTTGGCAAAAGCTCTACTGAGTGTGCCCCGACAGATTTACTCCCACAGTCCACGACATTTCCTGCAGGTTCAAACCAAGATCCTTGGTTTTATTCCAGATCATTCCCACACTTTCAggctcaaacacaaacaaaaacacaacataagcCTCATACAGGGTTGCAGCACTAGTGAATTTTCTCTAGAGGATGGTAAAACAAGTATGCATTGTTGTAGAAAGGCTGACATGCCATCAAAAGTTTTTATGTTGGACTTGGGCCTTGAATCTGTCTCCTGTAAATACCAGCTGCTTCTGGCCGTCCTGCAGTGTGTTACAAGTCTCCTCCGGGTGGACATGGTgctgtgtacacacactgcCTTACACACACGGTCACGCAGGCTGGCAAACATTTCCTGGGAGGGCACAGAGGATGAGGCTGAGGACTGAGATTGCATTGTAACCCATGGTGAaaactgtaaacatattttctcttgGTACTTACTCAGGTATAATTCAAAAGTTAGAGGAATTAATTTGCACTTTATTACAAATTGCTACAGAAATTTTGTATGGCagaattttctgtttattccacTGCAGTATATTTGTAATCAATTTATTGGTAATGCAAGTCTTTTTCACTCCTACAGAAATAGTAAATTACATTTCATGGCAGTACTAATGTGTGGTGAAGTTTATAGGCCAGTAAAATTTTAAGGTAGTTCTGTACCATTGTGTCTTGAATCAAGGCTAGACATTCATTTCTGTTATACAGAATGTGCAGTTGTTATCAAAtaatttttgttaattttaaataaagtgaGTCTGCAAGTGTTGATGTTGgcctttttcattttaagttctcattatgtttttttttttcttcaaacatttCCTTATCTCAGTTTTCCTGCCCTCTTCCTTTGGCCAGTGAACATTCTGTTACATAAAAGGGATACGCACTGAAGAACATGGACACGTTGCCtcacaaatatacacatttcTTCTTATAATCAGTGTTATCTCCATAATGGGGGTGGGGCATCTGAACAGCAGCACAAGGCTTTCAACAACCAAATCAAAGTGCACTTCCTCGTGCTGTAATCAGAGGAGTAATAAGTCTATTCTCACCTCTTTTTGGGGAAATAGTGAGTCATTAGACGTTAACTAGACCCACTATCATGCACAAATGTGTATTGTTTACTGTAATCACTGTGCGCAGCTAGTTTTGAACACTTACATTTTCCGTAAATCAATTGTGATGGGGGGGTAACCCAGAAACAAAGGCTGCTTTCAAGTGTGACTCTACCTCAGTCTACGTGAGTCACACTTGATGATCACAAATATCAAGGAGGGGAAGGCTGTTCAGAATGTTTGTTTCCCTGCTGCACACATGGAAAATAACCTgagtgttgttttcagttttatcaaGGCACCAACGCCCTGCTAACCCTTGCTTGCCCCTGATATCTTACACAACTTAATGGAACATGCCAAGTAGAGTCAATTTAATAATGAAGATTTTGCTGTGTAGTTAATGAACTGCTGAGAATAGGCCTAAAAAATGACAGGTAATTTGACTGTTGCACCATGTGTACTTGAGTGATTGCATGCCATAGAACACTCCCAGAGTCAGCTTAGTTAGTACATTTTGGTTTATTTGGTTCTCATtaaattttctctctgtgaagcATAGTGCATATGGTATAAATCAACCCAatctctgtaaaatgaaaaggacattataaaatatataatcaaAGCACACATACCATTTAACCACCTAAGATTAGAAATGctttacaaattaaaaaaaacaacaacacacatttacaaaaaatcAAAGGCATTTTAAACAAGGGCAAATTAGGAGAAAATAGGGGAAAGgaataaacaaaaactacaaTGAAGGAACCGAGATGCTACCCGAATACAAAGCTGGGACAAACCACAGTCACCGTAGTTCACAGCTCGGCCTTCAATTGGCTACTAGTCACCATGGTTTGACTTCAGTGTTGTAAGAAAGAGGAGTTGTAGAATTTCATTGCATACTGCTGTATTGTGCTGAAGTGGTAGTGGCTGCCTTTTTTGTGGCCCTGGACCGTGACTCTTCTTGCCAGGAGGTGACCTTGAGTTGTAGCAATAGAAATGTGATCAGTATACAATAATATGATCTTTTGTTTAGATAATTAGCGGTTCACAAACACTAATTTCAATCAAATGACCACAAAGTACACATTTCTGTACTATATTGCCACTGAAGCACAGATGACACCCATTCTATAGTTGGGCCTAATAACCACATCGCGTCTATCTAGTCCAGGAAGGTGGGCCTAAGTGTCAACAGTACAGTTAGAACTGACGAATAATGTAATAATCAGAAATATCTGCACCTAGCCTAGCTTAGGTTATCCCCCTTGAACAAGCAGTGTTTCTATTGGCAGTGGAGAGTCTGTGACTCTAGGAATGACATCATGCAACATTAACAAGTACTTCAGGGTGTGACAGTGGGTGTCACACCACCTCCCGAGACTTTCTGATGGCGCAGCACAGGAGCATGCTAAAGATCATCCCAAATACCtgtaagagagaggaagacaaataTTACATGCGTTTGTATTAGCTCATGTCTGCACTGTGTTCAGCCTCCAAGGTGAATTACAGTTAAACAAATCATACACTTACCATGACAACCCCGATGGTGATGCCCACCCCTCCTATGATGTGTAGTTTGGAGTCAAACACCTCATCAATGGCGTCAGGGCAACTCTGCAACAGACATTCATGATTCCTTTGAGCTTTCTCTCTAAATCTATAGCTGAACATGACTTGTGGTATGGTGCATATAACAGACAGCCTGAGAGCATGCAGGCTCCAATAGACCATTGTTGCCATAGTAACACTGCAAAGACTGAGGAAATTAGTCTGCAAAGGGAAGACTGATAAACTCATGACACATGTCAGACCATCATAATGTATTTGACATACAGTAATTGCCCAAGCTTTCACAGAGCTCAAGGATGTCTGACATCTTTTAGATCAATGGCTCATCTTCCATCTTGAAACAtaatttttccttctctgtctcttgaCTGAAGTACCTGGCAGCGTTGGCATCCAATCTATACACACATTCGGGGTAGTTGTACCTTGGTAATGAGCTCCTCAAGCGGCTCTCCCCGGGGACAGGTGTCTTTGGCAGCATCTACTACAGTACCAGTTGGACCGCAACAGTTCAgctataaacacacaaagtcacaccTTTAGAGAACACGATGACTtgcagaaggaaaaaagataTCTCTTACTACAAATGTTcctgttaaaggaatagttcaacattttggtgCACATTTTAGTTCCCAAAGTCTTGTGGTCATagtgaggttgccaggcaaccaatGGGAAAGCTGCAGAGACGTCCTGGATGCACGTATAAGCTGTTTTTCATCAAGAAATTGTTACAGCACATAGCTGCTGTTAAAACAGCGAATCATTTTTTCCATTACTAGTACAGGACCACCTTACTGCACAAATTAGACAACAGAATTAAACAATTAAAGATACAAAATGCCAGCTTTAGAGGAGCTGGTAGGCATGTTTTTGCCCTTTGAAAGCTAGCAGTTTACACCTGCTTCAAGGCTTTCTGCTAAGTTAGGCTAAGCACCTCCCAGCTCTAGCTCCACTGCTCATTTGCAGACATGAGAATGGAATCAAAATTCTCATCCAAAAAAATGCATATAGGTGTATACCCCAAAATGCGAAACTTTAGCTGTGGAGAGCTTTGAAAATGCTTGTAAAAAGGGAATATTTTCATGGGAATGCAAAGCATTCCcttgaaaaaaacttttgtgCCAAATTTCTTAGATAAGATCCGAGTCAAGTTCAATTAGAATGCGTCGTAATGAAGCAGAAATGGAGCAGAAATGCCTCACCCCGGTTTGAATCACCCGCAGTGTCTCTCTGAGGTGGTCATCTCCTGTCGCCTTGAAATTATTGTAGGTCTGAATGTAAAATGTTGTGATGTCATTCACCACCTGCAACACAGAAGCAAGgaatataataatttaatatgcATCACTAAAGCAGACAAACATAACATTTCCATGTATGTCACACGAAGAAGTATTTCACTCACTTTGTTTTCCATTGCTGTACCTGTCAATGTGtggttaatttaatttaatttaatttaatttaatttttttattttttgcttgtaTCTAATGTACTTCTTTATCTATGTAAAGTGCTTGTAACTTTGTTGAAAAGTGGTATTCAAATAGAATTATCAAAAACATATTAAGTTGTACCTTACCTTGCTTTGGTTGGAAAACCCCCAGATACCAGCTGCAACCTCAATGGCAAATATAAtaagcaggaagaagaagaactgtAAAGAGGAAAGACAGGATTAAACTCATCtcattgtgtgaatgtgtgtcccATGCATGCTTGTGCGCATGTCATTTGCATGCATGTATGAACACATAAGGTCATTTGAGTCTAGCTGAACCCAATTTACATTAGCACCTCCTCCTGAGAGATTTAGTACAAGAAGATTAGGGCCAGACAGGCggtagagagggagggagtgaacAAGTATAGTGACTCTTCTATGGCCTTGACACTGTTCAGTAAACAATGATGAAGGCCAACGTCTCATATTTCTTAGTGTGCCCAAGCTCAGTCTACAATCCACACTTGCTAAAGTGGGATAACAAGTCCAAATGCTACTGAGTGAGACCTCTGCAAAAACTTagacaaagaaaaagttaaaaattttgcTAGTTAATTTAAGTAAATAGAAAATAACAAGAAGGGAGAGTTccatgaattttttttaaaaaagcactaCAAACCAGTCCAAGCATACAGGGCGACTCCTGGATGGCCCCACAACATCCCAGAAAACCCACCACCATCATCAGTGCTCCAGCTCCGATCAGGATAtatacacctgcacacacacacacacaatatttatttatgtcaaAGATACATACAAGAATGCTTAATGTTTGCAGTGCTCAAATGTTCTTTCCTTAAATATTAATGGAACAACATTCCTGCTGAGAGCTGGACTGAGAGCTTCTTACCTGTGTAAAACACATATGGAGAGTCTGATCCTTCAAACAGGCCTTTGGTCTTTGGGTCTAATCTTAGCCAGAGGCCTATAGCAAAGACAGCAGTGCCTgcaagctgaagaaaaaaacatttattttcacatgCAGTACTGCAGGTAGTCATTGTAGTAGTCAATGTATTCTCTGCACTGTTTGCTCAGTCATAGTTCAGACAGGAAGTATTCTTTTCATACATGTGTCCTTTCCATATTAATGCATGTTATTTCCCCCTTCTCAGCttaatcagctgattattttACTACACCAGTTAACAGTAATCTCATTGCAGTCAAAActtctagcttttcttttcttggctgCTTGAAATCTCCATTGACAGGCCCCATCTGGAATCCTTCCCCATGTCTCATCCTTAGAGTTTTCAGTCCAGGAAGAGGTTTCAGCAAATCTCTCATGTCATATCTAAATCTTCACTAACACTTCCTCTGGGTTAAAATGCTATTCTGGCTTCATGAGGCTACAATACTGTCTGATCACCAAAAACTCTTTCCATACTTACTTAGCAATTCCCATTGTTCTGTCGTATAGCAGTAGAGCAAATGCTGGTATCTGTCTACACACATTACAGTTCATTACCTATGCAGCACCACTTTTCCAATAAACCCACTGAAAATTACTCGGCTACACTCAGCTTTTCAATTCCTGATAAGGATAAGACAGGAGCAACATTTAACAGATTGCAGAGAGACAACTGCAGCAGCATCCATCAACACAAAGCTGTATGTATCTTATTATAGGTGCATTTTATTATATTCTGCAACACTGGTCTGTTTgcagttctttttttaacatagcatgtaaacaaaatagaataaaattcTGCACTTTACATTATGCATGTCTGCATAGTGCCATATTGTGTAATGTGCAAACACAGGCTTATAATCCTGGTCAATTTTTAACTATGAGAGCCTCAGTGAAAGATGGCTCCTTtattcaaagtgtgtgtgtgtgtgtgtgtgtttctgtttcaccgCATATACCTTCTGTTATATAATTGTTATGTTCCATTGTTTGAGTAAAATGGCAAATTTGAGCAAATTGGAAACGTGCAAATCTAGTTGTGGAAGCttctctacctgtctctctctctctctctctctctctcacacacacacacacacaataatacacaacaaaaagtaaaatgtacctacccaaaacaaaatgttgaagACAAACATTAGATATTTCACACACTTGATTCCCCCAGCGACAGCCATGCTGATTCAGTCTGCACACTGTACCACTATGAGTATTTAATTACTAACTTCTTCTCAGGAGGAAGCAAACGCATAATggtgtcagttaaaaaaaaaaactggtggaAACGGAACACGCTTTTGATACCACGCCTTCACACAACCACCTGATCACAAGGTTAGGGAGTGGCAAAGGAGTACTGGGTAAGCAGTACTTTAGAAACTGTTcttcattgtttatttgataTAACTTCCTGCCTGTGTTCCTTCCTGTCTTGTGTTCCATTTTCACACATGTACACTTTCTGAGTCCATGACTAGTGCATGTGTGCAAATCATGTGGGCATACAGGGTTTTATGATCTGagagacagcagcacagaggactCTGTTCAGACACGTTGACgtaaaacactgagaaataCCTGCTTAGCAGCATATTTACTGCTTCAGTGTCTGAACTGTGTGTGACTATAGTTGATAGGCTGCTCTAAAATATGACTACTTCCAATTTCTGCTCCCAAAATCCACTATTACAGAAAACAAGGTTTGTGTGC
The window above is part of the Toxotes jaculatrix isolate fToxJac2 chromosome 5, fToxJac2.pri, whole genome shotgun sequence genome. Proteins encoded here:
- the bbs10 gene encoding Bardet-Biedl syndrome 10 protein isoform X1, producing MSPGMQPVEHLQLKHVLQTVCVLEAVVRRSFGPEGGQVLFTRDTGQAMLSRSGTRILTALRLEHPLARMVVDCVWKHSMVTGDGSKTFILLLASLLRMIHTMACKEPNVSHTYNSREAAEAATARCLADELLAFAREELDDLITVGVVPHGFCVLWEDSNAKTQSPAHTNNQCVQKLLSSFFNTRLGHTHCDFISNLTCELLGHWKFKNSPPSLALQFVNDNFPALHTPVSGFPISCSRLIEGQIIHRDFATPCPQTHHQPVKAVVFTRYLQPKLLCAGDVLEVGCGGQVMEKELRKEKSIVEFSAWSERSLECIFANLLHLGVTVLLSAVKQSAAVLALAAQSEMCVVECVSEDELSLFNHLSGTTPVSDCWMIEPVNVATLTFCRPVLLGAHRYVHVAFHDVEERVLVKPCSLVICGPGDGQTDQYACAFQDAIRMLLTTCKPMGMTATASKRTLHSHKSRSLHTDDHSDETTYISPTAHPFQQCVLEPGWVIPAGGTFEFLLNHALLQRGHSYSVSDGTNMGIPAVCQLLAKALLSVPRQIYSHSPRHFLQVQTKILGFIPDHSHTFRLKHKQKHNISLIQGCSTSEFSLEDGKTSMHCCRKADMPSKVFMLDLGLESVSCKYQLLLAVLQCVTSLLRVDMVLCTHTALHTRSRRLANISWEGTEDEAED
- the bbs10 gene encoding Bardet-Biedl syndrome 10 protein isoform X2, with the protein product MQPVEHLQLKHVLQTVCVLEAVVRRSFGPEGGQVLFTRDTGQAMLSRSGTRILTALRLEHPLARMVVDCVWKHSMVTGDGSKTFILLLASLLRMIHTMACKEPNVSHTYNSREAAEAATARCLADELLAFAREELDDLITVGVVPHGFCVLWEDSNAKTQSPAHTNNQCVQKLLSSFFNTRLGHTHCDFISNLTCELLGHWKFKNSPPSLALQFVNDNFPALHTPVSGFPISCSRLIEGQIIHRDFATPCPQTHHQPVKAVVFTRYLQPKLLCAGDVLEVGCGGQVMEKELRKEKSIVEFSAWSERSLECIFANLLHLGVTVLLSAVKQSAAVLALAAQSEMCVVECVSEDELSLFNHLSGTTPVSDCWMIEPVNVATLTFCRPVLLGAHRYVHVAFHDVEERVLVKPCSLVICGPGDGQTDQYACAFQDAIRMLLTTCKPMGMTATASKRTLHSHKSRSLHTDDHSDETTYISPTAHPFQQCVLEPGWVIPAGGTFEFLLNHALLQRGHSYSVSDGTNMGIPAVCQLLAKALLSVPRQIYSHSPRHFLQVQTKILGFIPDHSHTFRLKHKQKHNISLIQGCSTSEFSLEDGKTSMHCCRKADMPSKVFMLDLGLESVSCKYQLLLAVLQCVTSLLRVDMVLCTHTALHTRSRRLANISWEGTEDEAED
- the cd9a gene encoding CD9 molecule a isoform X1 yields the protein MAALSGGEMCIKYLMFAFNLVFWLAGTAVFAIGLWLRLDPKTKGLFEGSDSPYVFYTGVYILIGAGALMMVVGFLGCCGAIQESPCMLGLFFFFLLIIFAIEVAAGIWGFSNQSKVVNDITTFYIQTYNNFKATGDDHLRETLRVIQTGLNCCGPTGTVVDAAKDTCPRGEPLEELITKSCPDAIDEVFDSKLHIIGGVGITIGVVMVFGMIFSMLLCCAIRKSREVV
- the cd9a gene encoding CD9 molecule a isoform X2, whose protein sequence is MAVAGGIKCVKYLMFVFNILFWLAGTAVFAIGLWLRLDPKTKGLFEGSDSPYVFYTGVYILIGAGALMMVVGFLGCCGAIQESPCMLGLFFFFLLIIFAIEVAAGIWGFSNQSKVVNDITTFYIQTYNNFKATGDDHLRETLRVIQTGLNCCGPTGTVVDAAKDTCPRGEPLEELITKSCPDAIDEVFDSKLHIIGGVGITIGVVMVFGMIFSMLLCCAIRKSREVV